A single genomic interval of Pseudorca crassidens isolate mPseCra1 chromosome 19, mPseCra1.hap1, whole genome shotgun sequence harbors:
- the POLR2A gene encoding DNA-directed RNA polymerase II subunit RPB1 isoform X1 codes for MHGGGPPSGDSACPLRTIKRVQFGVLSPDELKRMSVTEGGIKYPETTEGGRPKLGGLMDPRQGVIERTGRCQTCAGNMTECPGHFGHIELAKPVFHVGFLVKTMKVLRCVCFFCSKLLVDSNNPKIKDILAKSKGQPKKRLTHVYDLCKGKNICEGGEEMDNKFGVEQPEGDEDLTKEKGHGGCGRYQPRIRRSGLELYAEWKHVNEDSQEKKILLSPERVHEIFKRISDEECFVLGMEPRYARPEWMIVTVLPVPPLSVRPAVVMQGSARNQDDLTHKLADIVKINNQLRRNEQNGAAAHVIAEDVKLLQFHVATMVDNELPGLPRAMQKSGRPLKSLKQRLKGKEGRVRGNLMGKRVDFSARTVITPDPNLSIDQVGVPRSIAANMTFAEIVTPFNIDRLQELVRRGNSQYPGAKYIIRDNGDRIDLRFHPKPSDLHLQTGYKVERHMCDGDIVIFNRQPTLHKMSMMGHRVRILPWSTFRLNLSVTTPYNADFDGDEMNLHLPQSLETRAEIQELAMVPRMIVTPQSNRPVMGIVQDTLTAVRKFTKRDVFLERGEVMNLLMFLSTWDGKVPQPAILKPRPLWTGKQIFSLIIPGHINCIRTHSTHPDDEDSGPYKHISPGDTKVVVENGELIMGILCKKSLGTSAGSLVHISYLEMGHDITRLFYSNIQTVINNWLLIEGHTIGIGDSIADSKTYQDIQNTIKKAKQDVIEVIEKAHNNELEPTPGNTLRQTFENQVNRILNDARDKTGSSAQKSLSEYNNFKSMVVSGAKGSKINISQVIAVVGQQNVEGKRIPFGFKHRTLPHFIKDDYGPESRGFVENSYLAGLTPTEFFFHAMGGREGLIDTAVKTAETGYIQRRLIKSMESVMVKYDATVRNSINQVVQLRYGEDGLAGESVEFQNLATLKPSNKAFEKKFRFDYTNERALRRTLQEDVVKDVLSNAHIQNELEREFERMREDREVLRVIFPTGDSKVVLPCNLLRMIWNAQKIFHINPRLPSDLHPIKVVEGVKELSKKLVIVNGDDPLSRQAQENATLLFNIHLRSTLCSRRMAEEFRLSGEAFDWLLGEIESKFNQAIAHPGEMVGALAAQSLGEPATQMTLNTFHYAGVSAKNVTLGVPRLKELINISKKPKTPSLTVFLLGQSARDAERAKDILCRLEHTTLRKVTANTAIYYDPNPQSTVVAEDQEWVNVYYEMPDFDVARISPWLLRVELDRKHMTDRKLTMEQIAEKINAGFGDDLNCIFNDDNAEKLVLRIRIMNSDENKMQEEEEVVDKMDDDVFLRCIESNMLTDMTLQGIEQISKVYMHLPQTDNKKKIIITEDGEFKALQEWILETDGVSLMRVLSEKDVDPVRTTSNDIVEIFTVLGIEAVRKALERELYHVISFDGSYVNYRHLALLCDTMTCRGHLMAITRHGVNRQDTGPLMKCSFEETVDVLMEAAAHGESDPMKGVSENIMLGQLAPAGTGCFDLLLDAEKCKYGMEIPTNIPGLGAAGPTGMFFGSAPSPMGGISPAMTPWNQGATPAYGAWSPSVGSGMTPGAAGFSPSAASDASGFSPGYSPAWSPTPGSPGSPGPSSPYIPSPGGAMSPSYSPTSPAYEPRSPGGYTPQSPSYSPTSPSYSPTSPSYSPTSPNYSPTSPSYSPTSPSYSPTSPSYSPTSPSYSPTSPSYSPTSPSYSPTSPSYSPTSPSYSPTSPSYSPTSPSYSPTSPSYSPTSPSYSPTSPSYSPTSPSYSPTSPSYSPTSPNYSPTSPNYTPTSPSYSPTSPSYSPTSPNYTPTSPNYSPTSPSYSPTSPSYSPTSPSYSPSSPRYTPQSPTYTPSSPSYSPSSPSYSPTSPKYTPTSPSYSPSSPEYTPTSPKYSPTSPKYSPTSPKYSPTSPTYSPTTPKYSPTSPTYSPTSPVYTPTSPKYSPTSPTYSPTSPKYSPTSPTYSPTSPKGSTYSPTSPGYSPTSPTYSLTSPAISPDDSDEEN; via the exons ATGCATGGGGGTGGCCCCCCCTCCGGGGACAGCGCATGCCCGCTGCGCACCATCAAGAGAGTGCAGTTCGGAGTCCTCAGTCCGGATGAACTG AAACGAATGTCTGTGACAGAGGGCGGCATCAAATACCCAGAGACCACCGAGGGAGGCCGCCCCAAGCTTGGGGGGCTGATGGATCCGAGGCAGGGGGTGATTGAGAGGACTGGCCGCTGCCAAACCTGTGCAG GAAACATGACAGAGTGTCCTGGCCACTTTGGCCACATTGAGCTGGCCAAACCTGTGTTCCATGTCGGCTTCCTGGTCAAGACAATGAAAGTTTTGCGCTGCGTCTGCTTCTTCTGCTCCAAATTGCTTGTGGACTCT AACAACCCAAAGATCAAGGACATTTTGGCTAAGTCCAAGGGGCAGCCCAAGAAGCGGCTCACACACGTCTATGACCTCTGCAAGGGCAAAAACATCTGCGAGGGCGGGGAGGAGATGGACAACAAGTTCGGTGTGGAGCAGCCTGAGGGCGATGAGGATTTGACCAAAGAAAAG GGCCACGGCGGCTGTGGGCGGTACCAGCCCCGGATCCGGCGCTCCGGCCTGGAGCTGTACGCAGAGTGGAAGCACGTCAACGAGGACTCTCAGGAGAAGAAGATCCTGCTGAGTCCTGAGCGGGTGCACGAGATCTTCAAACGCATCTCAGATGAGGAGTGCTTCGTCCTGGGCATGGAGCCTCGCTACGCCCGGCCCGAGTGGATGATTGTCACTGTGCTGCCCGTGCCCCCGCTCTCCGTGCGGCCTGCTGTTGTGATGCAGGGCTCTGCCCGCAACCAG GATGACCTGACACACAAACTGGCCGACATCGTGAAGATCAACAATCAGCTTCGGCGCAACGAGCAGAACGGCGCGGCCGCGCATGTCATCGCTGAGGACGTGAAGCTCCTCCAGTTCCACGTGGCCACCATGGTGGACAACGAGCTGCCTGGCTTGCCTCGT GCCATGCAGAAGTCTGGGCGTCCCCTCAAGTCCCTGAAGCAGCGGTTGAAGGGCAAGGAAGGCCGTGTGCGCGGGAACCTGATGGGCAAGCGGGTGGACTTCTCGGCCCGCACTGTCATCACCCCCGACCCCAACCTCTCCATTGACCAGGTTGGCGTGCCTCGCTCCATTGCCGCCAATATGACCTTTGCGGAGATCGTCACCCCCTTCAACATTGACAG ACTTCAGGAACTAGTGCGCAGGGGGAACAGCCAGTACCCAGGGGCCAAGTACATCATCCGGGACAACGGTGATCGCATTGACCTGCGTTTCCACCCCAAACCCAGTGACCTTCACCTGCAGACTGGCTATAAG GTGGAACGGCACATGTGCGATGGGGACATTGTTATCTTCAACCGGCAGCCAACTTTGCATAAAATGTCCATGATGGGACATCGGGTTCGCATCCTGCCCTGGTCTACTTTTCGCTTGAATCTTAG TGTGACAACTCCGTACAATGCCGATTTTGATGGGGATGAGATGAACTTGCACCTGCCACAGTCCCTGGAGACACGGGCTGAGATCCAGGAGCTCGCCATGGTGCCACGCATGATTGTCACCCCCCAGAGCAATCGCCCGGTTATGGGCATTGTGCAGGACACGCTGACCGCAGTGCGCAAATTCACCAAGAGGGACGTTTTCCTGGAGCGG GGGGAGGTGATGAACCTCCTGATGTTCCTGTCCACGTGGGACGGCAAGGTCCCACAGCCAGCCATCCTGAAGCCCCGGCCCCTGTGGACAGGGAAGCAGATCTTCTCCCTCATCATACCCGGCCACATCAACTGTATCCGCACCCACAGCACCCATCCCGATGATGAGGATAGTGGTCCTTACAAGCACATCTCTCCTGGGGACACCAAG GTGGTGGTGGAGAACGGGGAGCTGATCATGGGCATCCTGTGTAAGAAGTCTTTGGGCACATCAGCTGGCTCCCTGGTCCACATCTCTTACCTAGAGATGGGTCATGACATCACCCGCCTCTTCTACTCCAACATTCAGACTGTCATTAACAACTGGCTCCTCATTGAGG GTCATACCATTGGCATTGGGGACTCCATTGCTGATTCTAAGACTTACCAAGACATTCAGAACACTATTAAGAAGGCCAAGCAGGATGTAATAGAG GTCATTGAGAAGGCGCATAACAACGAGCTGGAGCCCACCCCGGGGAACACTTTGCGGCAGACCTTTGAGAACCAGGTGAACCGCATTCTCAACGATGCCCGAGACAAGACTGGCTCCTCTGCCCAGAAATCCCTGTCTGAATACAACAACTTTAAGTCAATGGTGGTGTCCGGGGCTAAAGGTTCCAAGATCAACATCTCCCAG GTCATTGCTGTCGTCGGGCAGCAGAACGTGGAGGGCAAGCGGATCCCGTTTGGGTTCAAGCACCGGACTCTGCCTCACTTCATCAAAGATGACTATGGGCCTGAGAGCCGTGGCTTCGTGGAGAACTCCTACCTGGCCGGCCTCACGCCCACCGAGTTCTTCTTCCATGCCATGGGGGGTCGTGAGGGGCTCATCGACACAGCTGTCAAGACTGCTGAGACTG GATACATCCAGCGGCGGCTGATCAAATCCATGGAGTCGGTGATGGTGAAGTATGACGCCACCGTGCGAAACTCCATCAATCAGGTGGTACAGCTGCGCTATGGTGAAGACGGCCTGGCGGGCGAGAGCGTTGAGTTCCAGAACCTGGCTACCCTCAAGCCTTCCAACAAGGCTTTCGAGAAGAA GTTCCGCTTTGATTATACCAATGAGAGGGCCCTGCGGCGCACCCTGCAGGAGGATGTGGTGAAGGACGTGCTGAGCAATGCACACATTCAGAATGAGCTGGAGCGAGAATTTGAGCGGATGCGTGAGGACAGGGAGGTGCTCAGGGTCATCTTCCCAACTGGTGACAGCAAG GTTGTCCTCCCCTGTAACCTGCTGCGCATGATCTGGAACGCTCAGAAGATCTTCCACATCAACCCTCGCCTTCCCTCTGACCTGCACCCCATCAAGGTGGTAGAGG GTGTCAAGGAGCTGAGCAAGAAGCTGGTGATTGTGAATGGGGACGACCCACTGAGCCGGCAGGCCCAGGAGAACGCCACCCTGCTCTTCAACATCCACCTGCGGTCCACGCTGTGCTCCCGCCGCATGGCCGAGGAGTTTCGGCTCAGCGGAGAGGCCTTCGACTGGCTGCTCGGAGAGATCGAGTCCAAGTTCAACCAAGCCATT GCCCATCCTGGGGAAATGGTGGGAGCTCTGGCTGCACAGTCCCTTGGAGAACCTGCCACCCAGATGACTCTGAACACCTTCCACTATGCTGGTGTGTCCGCCAAGAATGTGACACTGGGTGTGCCCCGACTTAAGGAGCTCATCAACATTTCCAAGAAGCCAAAGACCCCCTCACTTACTGTCTTCCTGCTGGGCCAGTCTGCTCGAGATGCTGAGAGAGCCAAG gataTTCTGTGCCGCCTGGAACATACAACGCTGAGGAAGGTGACTGCCAACACGGCCATCTACTATGACCCCAACCCCCAGAGCACGGTGGTGGCAGAGGATCAGGAGTGGGTGAATGTCTACTATGAGATGCCTGACTTTGATGTGGCCCGAATCTCCCCCTGGCTTTTGCGGGTGGAGCTGGACCGGAAGCACATGACTGATCGGAAGCTGACCATGGAGCAGATTGCCGAGAAGATCAATGCTG GTTTCGGTGATGACTTGAATTGCATCTTTAACGATGATAATGCAGAGAAGCTGGTGCTCCGTATCCGCATCATGAACAGTGATGAAAACAAGATGCAAGAG GAAGAAGAGGTGGTGGACAAGATGGATGACGACGTCTTCCTGCGCTGCATCGAGTCCAACATGCTGACAGATATGACCCTGCAGGGCATCGAGCAGATCAGCAAG GTGTACATGCACTTGCCGCAGACGGACAACAAGAAGAAGATCATCATCACAGAGGACGGGGAGTTCAAGGCCTTGCAGGAGTGGATCCTGGAGACGGATGGCGTGAGCCTCATGCGGGTGCTGAGCGAGAAGGACGTGGACCCTGTGCGCACCACGTCCAACGACATCGTGGAGATCTTCACG GTGCTGGGCATAGAAGCCGTGCGGAAGGCCCTGGAGCGGGAGCTGTACCACGTCATCTCCTTCGATGGTTCCTACGTCAATTACCGGCACTTGGCTCTCCTGTGTGATACCATGACCTGTCGTGGCCACTTGATGGCCATCACCCGACACGGAGTCAACCGCCAGGATACCGGACCTCTCATGAAGTGCTCCTTTGAGGAAACG GTGGATGTGCTTATGGAAGCAGCTGCACATGGAGAGAGCGACCCCATGAAGGGGGTGTCTGAGAACATCATGCTGGGCCAGCTGGCTCCAGCCGGCACTGGCTGTTTTGACCTCCTGCTCGATGCAGAGAAGTGCAAGTATGGCATGGAGATCCCCACCAACATCCCCGGCTTGGGGGCTGCCGGAC CCACCGGCATGTTCTTCGGCTCGGCCCCCAGTCCCATGGGAGGAATTTCTCCAGCCATGACACCCTGGAACCAGGGCGCAACCCCAGCCTACGGTGCCTGGTCCCCCAGTGTTG GGAGCGGGATGACCCCGGGGGCAGCAGGCTTCTCTCCCAGTGCTGCTTCAGATGCCAGTGGCTTCAGCCCTGGTTACTCCCCGGCCTGGTCTCCCACGCCGGGTTCCCCGGGCTCCCCTGGCCCCTCAAGCCCGTATATTCCCTCACCAG GGGGTGCCATGTCTCCCAGCTACTCCCCGACGTCGCCTGCCTACGAGCCCCGCTCCCCTGGGGGCTACACGCCCCAGAGTCCCTCTTACTCCCCCACTTCACCCTCCTACTCCCCTACGTCTCCATCCTATTCTCCAACCAGCCCCAACTACAGCCCCACGTCGCCCAGCTACTCCCCGACCTCGCCCAGCTACTCCCCGACCTCGCCCAGCTACTCCCCGACCTCACCCAGCTACTCCCCGACCTCGCCCAGCTACTCCCCGACCTCACCCAGCTACTCGCCCACTTCCCCAAGCTACTCGCCCACATCACCCAGCTACTCGCCAACCTCTCCCAGCTATTCGCCCACCTCTCCCAGTTACTCGCCAACTTCACCCAGCTACTCGCCCACCTCACCTAGCTACTCTCCGACATCTCCAAGCTATTCGCCGACGTCACCAAGCTACTCACCAACTTCCCCAAGTTACTCGCCCACCAGCCCTAACTATTCTCCAACCAGTCCCAATTACACCCCGACGTCACCCAGCTATAGCCCAACATCCCCCAGCTACTCACCTACTAGTCCCAACTACACACCAACGAGCCCCAACTACAGCCCAACCTCTCCAAGCTACTCTCCGACCTCACCCAGCTACTCCCCGACCTCACCAAGCTACTCCCCTTCGAGTCCAAGATACACACCACAGTCTCCCACCTATACCCCGAGCTCACCCAGCTACAGCCCCAGCTCGCCCAGCTACAGCCCGACTTCACCGAAGTACACCCCAACCAGTCCTTCCTACAGCCCCAGCTCACCGGAGTACACCCCGACCTCTCCCAAGTACTCACCTACCAGCCCGAAATATTCGCCCACCTCCCCCAAGTACTCTCCGACCAGCCCCACCTACTCGCCCACCACTCCAAAATACTCGCCGACGTCTCCTACTTACTCACCAACCTCTCCGGTCTACACCCCAACCTCCCCCAAGTACTCACCCACCAGCCCCACCTACTCGCCCACCTCCCCCAAGTACTCACCCACCAGCCCCACCTACTCGCCCACTTCCCCCAAAGGCTCGACCTACTCGCCCACCTCCCCTGGCTACTCGCCCACCAGCCCCACCTATAGCCTCACCAGCCCAGCCATCAGTCCCGATGACAGTGATGAGGAGAACTGA